Proteins from a genomic interval of Nostoc sp. TCL240-02:
- a CDS encoding diguanylate cyclase, whose amino-acid sequence MSRKQAQEELSEAEQKYRTLVEQIPGVVYILPINNTAQEAYISPQLQQLLGIAPEDWYHGFFNSWLNYTHPDDRDRYWQAVNTTITTGETLRVEYRMLRRDGRTIWVRDQANLVLCADGQTQVFQGLVFDISERKRAEAALSENEPKFRAIFNQTNQFIGLLQPNGIVLEANKTALDFAGITREEVVGKPFWEAKWWTISSETQAQLKTAIAAAANGESIRYEVEVLNRDNRAIAIDFSLRPILNETGCVKLLISEGRDISEYQAALRERQKAEDALRSSQDFLQKVANTVPHILYLFDLLKGTSIYLNQKSLSILGYSPEEFCNADPQWLLNCFHPDDQHLCYDIPSRFINLSDNEVLSTEYRFRHKNGEWLWLNTREVVFARDASGTPTQILGSVEDISTRKQAEGLLRQQAEGERLITEVTQQIRQSLNLEEVLNTTVNSIRECLGSDSVAIYQLESDGSGYFAAESLSDDYPQRLEQTLHPFSRTRDFSYYYQGLPTVLHNIQESDLSADVFELLQLYKIKAAMVVPILNGDNLWGLLIAHQCSAPRYWQAFEVNLLQQLASQVAIAIHQSVLYQQLQAANEELQRLATLDGLTQIANRRRFDQYLENEWHRLKREQMPLSLILFDVDFFKRYNDTYGHLAGDDCLRQLGSALKSIIKRPADLVARYGGEEFAVILPNTEIEGAISVAQTIRQAVSDLTIPHAQSSVCDHVTVSLGVGSIVPNSETSPQDLINAADRSLYIAKQQGRDRVHTVCVVTPS is encoded by the coding sequence ATGAGTCGCAAGCAGGCCCAAGAAGAACTCTCTGAGGCAGAGCAAAAATACCGCACTCTGGTAGAACAAATTCCGGGCGTTGTTTATATTTTACCGATTAATAACACTGCTCAAGAAGCTTATATTAGTCCGCAACTGCAACAATTGTTAGGCATTGCTCCCGAAGATTGGTATCACGGTTTTTTTAATAGTTGGTTAAATTACACTCATCCAGACGATCGCGATCGCTATTGGCAAGCTGTAAACACGACAATCACCACCGGAGAGACTTTGAGGGTCGAGTATCGAATGCTGAGGCGCGATGGTAGAACAATTTGGGTGCGGGATCAAGCTAATCTTGTTCTCTGTGCGGATGGACAAACTCAGGTATTTCAGGGTTTAGTGTTCGATATTAGCGAACGCAAACGGGCAGAAGCCGCATTAAGTGAAAATGAGCCAAAATTCCGGGCGATTTTCAATCAAACCAATCAGTTTATCGGATTGCTTCAGCCCAATGGAATTGTATTAGAGGCTAACAAAACAGCACTGGACTTTGCTGGAATTACTCGAGAAGAAGTAGTTGGTAAGCCATTTTGGGAGGCAAAATGGTGGACAATTTCTTCAGAGACACAAGCACAATTAAAAACTGCGATCGCAGCTGCTGCTAATGGTGAATCTATTCGCTATGAAGTTGAGGTTTTGAATCGAGACAATAGAGCGATCGCAATTGATTTTTCACTACGTCCCATACTCAATGAAACAGGGTGTGTAAAATTACTTATTTCCGAGGGACGAGATATTAGTGAATATCAAGCCGCGCTGCGCGAACGCCAAAAAGCTGAAGACGCATTGCGTTCAAGTCAAGACTTTCTCCAAAAGGTTGCTAATACCGTACCGCATATTTTGTATTTATTTGACCTCTTAAAAGGAACAAGCATTTATCTTAACCAAAAAAGTCTTAGTATTTTAGGCTACTCTCCAGAGGAATTTTGTAACGCAGATCCACAGTGGTTGCTGAATTGCTTTCATCCAGACGACCAACACCTCTGCTATGACATACCAAGTCGCTTCATCAACCTTAGCGACAATGAAGTTCTTTCCACCGAATACCGATTCCGGCATAAAAATGGGGAGTGGCTTTGGCTGAATACACGAGAAGTCGTATTTGCCAGAGATGCTAGCGGCACTCCAACGCAGATTCTTGGCTCGGTAGAAGACATTAGCACTCGTAAACAAGCTGAAGGATTGCTGCGACAACAGGCAGAGGGGGAACGACTAATTACTGAAGTAACTCAACAGATTCGGCAATCACTGAATTTGGAGGAGGTTCTAAATACAACAGTCAACAGTATTCGAGAGTGTTTGGGTTCAGATTCCGTTGCTATCTACCAGTTGGAATCTGACGGAAGTGGCTATTTTGCGGCAGAATCGCTGAGTGATGACTACCCGCAGAGATTAGAGCAGACACTGCACCCATTTTCGAGAACACGAGATTTTAGCTACTATTACCAGGGATTACCTACAGTCCTGCATAATATTCAGGAGTCTGATCTTTCAGCCGATGTTTTTGAGTTATTACAACTCTATAAAATCAAGGCTGCAATGGTAGTACCGATTTTGAATGGGGATAATCTGTGGGGTTTACTCATTGCTCATCAGTGTAGCGCACCTCGTTACTGGCAAGCATTTGAAGTTAATTTGTTGCAGCAGTTAGCCAGTCAGGTAGCGATCGCTATTCATCAATCAGTACTCTACCAGCAATTACAAGCTGCCAATGAAGAACTGCAAAGATTGGCCACTTTAGATGGCTTGACTCAAATAGCCAATCGTCGCCGATTCGATCAGTATCTTGAGAATGAGTGGCATCGACTCAAACGCGAGCAAATGCCGTTGTCTTTAATCTTGTTCGATGTCGATTTTTTTAAACGCTACAACGATACTTACGGGCATTTAGCAGGAGATGATTGTTTGCGGCAATTGGGGAGTGCGCTTAAAAGTATTATTAAGCGTCCAGCCGATTTAGTAGCCCGTTACGGCGGCGAAGAATTTGCTGTGATTCTGCCTAATACAGAGATTGAAGGAGCAATCTCTGTAGCTCAAACTATTCGACAAGCAGTCTCTGACTTGACTATTCCCCATGCTCAATCTAGTGTGTGCGATCACGTTACTGTCAGTCTAGGTGTTGGCAGCATTGTGCCAAATTCCGAAACTTCGCCACAAGACTTGATTAATGCTGCGGACAGATCACTATATATAGCTAAACAGCAAGGGCGCGATCGAGTTCATACTGTTTGCGTCGTTACCCCTTCTTAA
- a CDS encoding glycosyltransferase family 4 protein, with protein sequence MKILVLSWEFPPRIVGGIARHVAELYPELVKLGHEVHLITPEFGQASLYEVVEGVKVHRVPVAHSNDFFHWVVNLNLSMGDQGGKLILEEGPFDLIHAHDWLVGDAAIALKHNFKIPLIATIHATEYGRYNGIHTEIQGYINGKETLLAYNAWRIIVCSDYMRQEVERALYSPWDKIDVIYNGIRAEKKQHHVDFHALDFRRQFATDNEKIVYYLGRMTYEKGVPILLNAAPKILSQMGGNVKFVIVGGGNTDHLKRQAWDLGIWHHCYFTGFLSDDYLDKFQTVADCAVFPSLYEPFGIVALESFASRVPVVVSDTGGFPEVVQHTKTGIVTWVNNSDSLAWGILEVLKNPSYRQWLVDNAYEDLERRFSWPKLARQTQEVYQRVVQERSQISW encoded by the coding sequence ATGAAGATATTGGTATTAAGTTGGGAGTTTCCGCCAAGGATTGTTGGGGGAATTGCGCGACATGTAGCGGAATTGTACCCGGAACTGGTAAAGCTAGGACATGAAGTCCACCTGATTACGCCGGAGTTTGGTCAGGCATCGCTGTATGAGGTGGTTGAAGGAGTAAAGGTACATCGGGTGCCAGTGGCACATAGTAACGACTTTTTCCACTGGGTAGTCAATCTAAATTTAAGTATGGGAGATCAAGGTGGTAAGTTGATCTTGGAGGAAGGGCCCTTTGATTTAATTCATGCCCACGATTGGTTAGTTGGAGATGCTGCGATCGCTCTCAAGCATAATTTTAAAATACCACTAATTGCCACAATTCATGCTACAGAATACGGACGCTATAACGGTATTCATACAGAGATCCAAGGCTATATAAATGGCAAAGAAACCTTGCTGGCTTATAATGCTTGGCGAATTATTGTTTGTAGCGACTATATGCGCCAAGAGGTAGAACGAGCATTATACAGTCCTTGGGACAAAATCGATGTTATCTATAACGGTATCAGAGCCGAAAAGAAACAGCATCACGTAGATTTTCATGCGTTAGATTTTCGTCGCCAATTTGCCACAGACAATGAGAAAATTGTTTACTACCTCGGTCGTATGACCTACGAAAAGGGTGTACCGATATTACTTAATGCTGCACCCAAAATCCTTTCCCAAATGGGAGGTAACGTTAAATTTGTCATTGTTGGTGGTGGAAATACTGACCATCTCAAACGCCAAGCCTGGGATTTAGGAATTTGGCATCATTGCTATTTTACAGGTTTTCTCTCTGATGATTACTTAGATAAATTCCAAACTGTTGCTGACTGTGCCGTTTTTCCTAGTCTTTACGAACCCTTTGGAATTGTAGCTTTAGAAAGCTTTGCTTCTCGCGTGCCTGTAGTGGTTTCCGATACAGGTGGTTTTCCTGAAGTGGTGCAACATACCAAAACAGGCATTGTTACTTGGGTGAACAATTCCGACTCTTTAGCTTGGGGAATTTTAGAAGTGTTGAAAAATCCAAGTTATCGACAATGGCTAGTGGATAACGCTTATGAGGATTTAGAGCGGCGCTTTAGCTGGCCGAAATTAGCTAGGCAAACTCAAGAAGTATATCAGCGAGTTGTGCAAGAGCGATCGCAAATTTCCTGGTAA
- a CDS encoding ATP-binding protein gives MTITANSQLPNVFSQNLESITSKTDGLLPTLGAELVYTQDGAGRYLTFHWQHSELLGLNTEKIVDELNQRQTFAPVDKVNYVERLHRILTSLVPERFQCWFSYHQELFELDLVISPIMPSLGTTATTVLVMGRLVQATLNKKQARVASKTPTQIELALRSQQHQKLVNRITRNIRRTLDLDIIWQQTVDSLGKALRLERCIICPYQPSSSKVKVKAEYRQPELRSMLGLEIDVASEPAFAQALTTLEPVVMEVPGCTESGRQKTLVVATCYQDQANGLVALNWQDECYTLTESELELAKEAADQLGTAIAHATLYEELEVARQKAEEASRLKSEFLANVSHEIRTPLNGMIGFLKLILEGMADDPEEQNQFLAEAHHLSIHLLNIINDILDIAKIEAGKMELTYAPVKLNELFSDVENFMRPQAEMRNLSFRMQMPATSDEIIVQSNYQRLLQVMLNLLGNAIKFTHEGGVTVSADLVLKKSKLQDQQFPGMVRVRVADTGIGVSLDKQDKLFQLFSQVDGSRTRQYGGTGLGLAISQKLVEAMGGEVHFYSLGEGLGSTVTFTVPLYQQPVMVSSSDSDSTDSAVSDSGAFSPL, from the coding sequence ATGACTATTACTGCCAATTCCCAATTGCCGAATGTATTTTCCCAAAATCTGGAATCTATTACCAGTAAAACTGATGGCTTATTACCAACTCTAGGAGCTGAGTTGGTGTATACGCAAGATGGGGCAGGGCGCTATCTGACCTTTCATTGGCAGCATAGCGAACTCCTGGGGTTAAATACCGAAAAAATAGTTGACGAGCTGAACCAGAGGCAAACCTTTGCCCCAGTGGATAAGGTTAATTATGTGGAACGATTGCACCGAATTTTGACAAGTTTGGTGCCAGAAAGGTTTCAGTGTTGGTTTAGCTACCACCAGGAATTATTTGAGTTGGACTTAGTGATTAGTCCGATTATGCCGAGTTTGGGAACAACTGCCACTACAGTTTTAGTTATGGGACGCTTAGTGCAAGCGACACTCAACAAAAAACAAGCGCGTGTGGCATCCAAAACCCCCACACAAATAGAGTTGGCTTTACGATCACAGCAACATCAAAAACTGGTAAATCGGATTACCAGAAATATTCGCCGGACATTGGATTTAGATATTATTTGGCAGCAAACAGTTGACAGTTTGGGAAAAGCACTGCGGCTAGAGCGCTGTATTATTTGTCCTTATCAGCCCTCTAGCTCAAAAGTAAAAGTGAAAGCTGAGTATCGCCAGCCAGAACTCAGATCAATGCTAGGCTTAGAAATAGATGTAGCTTCTGAGCCTGCTTTTGCTCAGGCTTTGACAACCTTAGAACCAGTTGTGATGGAAGTACCTGGATGCACAGAGTCTGGGCGGCAGAAAACTTTAGTGGTTGCGACTTGCTATCAAGACCAAGCCAATGGATTGGTTGCCTTGAATTGGCAAGATGAATGTTATACATTAACAGAATCGGAATTAGAGCTAGCAAAAGAAGCAGCAGATCAATTGGGAACTGCGATCGCACATGCTACTTTATACGAAGAATTAGAAGTAGCGCGTCAAAAAGCCGAAGAAGCTTCCCGGCTCAAAAGCGAGTTTCTGGCTAATGTCTCCCATGAAATTCGTACCCCTCTCAATGGCATGATTGGCTTTTTGAAGCTGATTTTGGAAGGGATGGCAGATGACCCAGAAGAACAAAACCAATTTTTGGCAGAAGCTCACCACTTATCGATACATCTACTAAATATCATCAACGACATTTTGGACATTGCCAAAATCGAAGCTGGTAAAATGGAGCTAACTTACGCTCCAGTCAAGCTAAACGAGCTATTTAGTGATGTAGAAAATTTCATGCGTCCCCAAGCAGAAATGAGAAACCTCAGCTTTCGGATGCAAATGCCTGCTACCTCCGATGAAATCATTGTCCAAAGCAATTACCAACGCTTGCTCCAAGTGATGCTCAATTTGCTAGGTAATGCCATCAAATTTACTCATGAAGGTGGTGTCACCGTCAGCGCCGATTTAGTACTCAAAAAATCGAAGCTTCAAGACCAGCAATTTCCTGGCATGGTAAGAGTCCGTGTGGCAGACACAGGCATCGGTGTTTCCCTAGACAAACAAGATAAACTGTTTCAATTATTCTCTCAGGTGGATGGCTCACGCACTCGCCAGTATGGTGGCACAGGTTTAGGACTGGCAATATCTCAGAAGCTAGTGGAAGCAATGGGCGGCGAGGTACATTTTTATAGTCTGGGTGAAGGACTTGGTTCAACAGTGACATTTACAGTACCACTATATCAACAGCCAGTCATGGTTTCGTCTAGTGATAGCGACTCAACAGACAGTGCTGTTAGCGATAGCGGAGCATTTAGCCCGTTATGA
- a CDS encoding ChaB family protein: protein MTEVYKAERTISAVFKEQKQIDDVIRRLLDRGVPRDHISVMGRNFQSETRIAGFISKKDVILGGLRTGAVFGSLFGSFLSLLTGVGVLFIPFVGPIVAAGPIGAVLLGAASGAIAGSAGAGLVSVLTTLGMPEDKAAIYQTRLQAGEFLLMAEVPSDRTGEFQLLLESAGGEEINTIEKTFARPCPGQCNSPDDLSPEVRTHLSDEAQRTFIERYNTVFNEKNDEFTAEQAAWESVHQQYDEDQNGVWSKAKVKA from the coding sequence GTGACAGAAGTATACAAAGCAGAACGTACTATATCTGCTGTATTCAAAGAACAGAAGCAAATTGATGATGTAATTCGACGTTTACTAGACAGGGGTGTACCTAGAGATCATATTTCGGTCATGGGTAGAAACTTTCAGTCAGAAACTAGAATTGCAGGCTTTATTAGTAAAAAGGATGTGATTCTGGGAGGTTTGAGAACGGGGGCAGTTTTTGGTTCCTTGTTTGGTTCCTTTCTCAGCTTGCTCACTGGTGTAGGCGTACTGTTTATTCCCTTTGTCGGCCCAATCGTAGCAGCAGGGCCTATTGGTGCAGTGTTGTTGGGTGCTGCTAGTGGAGCGATCGCAGGTAGTGCAGGTGCCGGTCTGGTATCAGTTCTAACTACTTTGGGGATGCCAGAAGATAAGGCGGCTATCTACCAAACCCGCTTACAAGCAGGCGAATTCTTACTGATGGCAGAAGTTCCGAGCGATCGCACTGGCGAATTTCAATTGCTACTCGAAAGTGCTGGTGGCGAAGAAATTAACACGATCGAAAAAACCTTTGCTCGCCCTTGTCCTGGACAGTGCAACAGTCCAGATGACTTGTCTCCTGAAGTTCGCACTCATCTTTCTGATGAAGCTCAACGCACATTCATTGAGCGCTATAATACTGTCTTCAATGAAAAAAATGACGAGTTCACAGCCGAACAAGCTGCTTGGGAGTCTGTTCATCAGCAATATGATGAAGATCAAAACGGCGTTTGGTCAAAAGCTAAAGTTAAAGCTTAA
- a CDS encoding CsbD family protein, whose translation MSTEKRVEATVKNIEGKIQEVVGEITGNPQDKAEGQAKQAEAQVGHTVENIKDELKKALE comes from the coding sequence ATGAGTACCGAAAAAAGAGTAGAAGCTACTGTAAAAAATATTGAAGGAAAAATCCAAGAGGTTGTGGGTGAAATAACTGGAAATCCACAAGATAAAGCTGAAGGGCAAGCAAAGCAAGCTGAAGCCCAAGTTGGTCACACTGTAGAAAACATTAAAGATGAACTTAAGAAAGCTTTAGAATAA
- the lepA gene encoding translation elongation factor 4, giving the protein MTDVPAVRIRNFCIIAHIDHGKSTLADRLLQATGTVEDRKMKEQFLDNMDLERERGITIKLQAARMNYRAKNGQQYVLNLIDTPGHVDFSYEVSRSLVACEGALLVVDASQGVEAQTLANVYLALENNLEIIPVLNKIDLPGAEPERVIGEIEEIIGLDCSGAILASAKEGLGIDEILEAVVERIPPPPNTINERLRALIFDSYYDSYRGVIVYFRVMDGTVRKGDRIHLMASGKEFEIDELGVLSPTQKQVEELHAGEVGYLGAAIRAVADARVGDTITLSKAKAESPLPGYAEANPMVYCGMFPIDADQFEDLREALEKLELNDAALHYEPETSSAMGFGFRCGFLGLLHMEIVQERLEREYNLDLIITAPSVVYKVITLKGEELYIDNPSRLPSPNDRQRIEEPYVQVEMITPETYVGSLMELSQNRRGIFKDMKYLAQGRTTLTYELPLAEVVTDFFDQMKSRSRGYASMEYHLIGYRENPLVKLDIMINGDPVDSLAMIVHRDKAYNVGRAMAEKLKELIPRHQFKVPIQASIGSKVIASEHIPALRKDVLAKCYGGDISRKKKLLQKQAKGKKRMKSVGTVDVPQEAFMAVLRLDQS; this is encoded by the coding sequence ATGACTGACGTTCCCGCAGTTCGCATTCGCAATTTTTGTATTATTGCTCACATCGACCACGGGAAATCAACCCTCGCCGATCGCTTGCTACAAGCGACTGGCACTGTTGAAGACCGAAAGATGAAGGAACAGTTTCTCGACAACATGGATCTGGAACGGGAGCGCGGCATTACGATTAAGCTGCAAGCTGCCCGAATGAATTACAGAGCCAAAAATGGTCAGCAGTATGTGCTGAACTTGATTGATACTCCTGGACACGTGGATTTCTCTTATGAAGTCTCCCGCTCTCTTGTTGCTTGTGAAGGAGCGTTATTGGTAGTAGATGCTTCCCAAGGTGTGGAGGCGCAAACTTTGGCAAATGTCTATTTAGCCTTAGAGAATAACCTGGAAATTATTCCGGTTTTGAATAAAATTGATTTACCTGGGGCAGAACCAGAACGGGTAATTGGTGAAATTGAAGAAATTATCGGTCTAGATTGCAGTGGTGCGATTCTGGCTTCTGCTAAAGAAGGACTTGGTATTGATGAGATTTTAGAAGCAGTTGTCGAGCGGATACCGCCACCGCCCAATACCATAAATGAACGGTTACGAGCCCTAATATTTGATAGCTATTACGACAGTTACCGAGGAGTAATTGTGTATTTCCGGGTGATGGATGGCACTGTCAGAAAAGGCGATCGCATTCATCTAATGGCATCCGGTAAAGAATTTGAAATTGATGAGTTAGGTGTGCTTTCTCCCACTCAAAAGCAAGTCGAAGAACTCCACGCTGGCGAAGTAGGCTATTTGGGAGCGGCAATTAGAGCAGTAGCTGATGCACGGGTGGGTGACACAATTACCCTTAGTAAGGCAAAAGCTGAGTCACCCTTACCAGGTTACGCAGAAGCGAACCCAATGGTTTATTGTGGGATGTTCCCCATTGATGCTGACCAATTTGAAGACTTACGGGAAGCATTAGAAAAGTTGGAACTCAACGACGCAGCCCTACATTACGAACCAGAAACTTCGAGCGCCATGGGGTTTGGCTTCCGTTGCGGGTTTTTGGGTTTGCTGCACATGGAAATCGTCCAGGAACGCCTAGAACGGGAGTATAATCTCGATTTAATCATTACAGCCCCCTCGGTGGTTTATAAGGTGATTACTCTCAAAGGAGAGGAACTGTACATCGATAATCCTAGCCGTTTACCTTCTCCCAACGATCGCCAAAGAATTGAAGAACCATACGTCCAAGTAGAGATGATTACGCCGGAAACTTATGTCGGCAGCTTGATGGAGTTGTCACAAAATCGCCGGGGCATCTTTAAAGATATGAAATATCTCGCCCAAGGACGAACCACCCTGACTTACGAACTCCCCTTAGCGGAAGTAGTGACTGACTTTTTCGATCAGATGAAGTCGCGATCGCGCGGTTATGCTAGTATGGAATATCACCTCATAGGCTACCGTGAGAACCCTCTGGTGAAGCTGGATATCATGATTAACGGCGATCCTGTGGATTCCTTGGCAATGATTGTGCATCGAGACAAAGCTTACAACGTTGGGCGGGCAATGGCAGAAAAACTCAAAGAATTAATTCCCCGCCATCAATTTAAAGTCCCGATTCAGGCATCTATTGGCAGTAAAGTTATTGCCAGCGAACATATCCCCGCCTTGCGGAAAGATGTGCTAGCCAAATGCTACGGTGGTGACATTAGCCGGAAGAAGAAACTCTTACAGAAGCAAGCAAAAGGTAAAAAGCGGATGAAATCTGTAGGTACTGTAGATGTACCCCAGGAAGCTTTTATGGCAGTACTGCGCTTGGATCAAAGCTAA
- a CDS encoding TIGR02587 family membrane protein, producing MATKRQKDVWRSEINDIIRGACGGFLFGIPLLYTMEVWWIGSLAKSQLMMMAIAFMFIVVYLLNQTEGFRKRRYSWLAPQAAMDTVEAIAIGLACSAFVLLLLRELTLETSLKESLGKIIFESVPFALGVALANQLLGDSRNSNGEAQKADSTTSNTKDELNATFADVGGTLIGATIIAFNIAPTDEITMLAAAASPPWELAMIATSLLISYGIVFQAGFSDQQKRREQKGIFQRPSSETIMSYLVSLLASAFMLWFFQKLTFSDPWTMWLDHTLMLGLPATIGGAAGRLAI from the coding sequence GTGGCAACAAAACGTCAAAAAGATGTATGGAGGAGTGAGATTAATGACATTATTCGGGGTGCTTGCGGAGGTTTTTTATTTGGCATCCCTTTACTGTATACAATGGAGGTTTGGTGGATTGGATCGCTGGCAAAATCACAACTGATGATGATGGCGATCGCATTTATGTTTATCGTGGTGTACTTGCTCAATCAAACAGAAGGCTTTCGGAAACGCAGATATAGCTGGCTAGCTCCTCAAGCCGCAATGGATACCGTAGAAGCGATCGCGATCGGACTAGCTTGCTCTGCCTTTGTGCTGCTACTATTGCGAGAATTGACACTAGAAACTTCTCTAAAAGAATCTTTAGGTAAAATCATCTTTGAAAGTGTACCATTTGCTCTTGGTGTAGCATTAGCCAACCAGTTGTTGGGAGATAGTAGAAACAGCAATGGAGAAGCACAAAAAGCCGATAGCACAACCAGCAACACAAAAGATGAGTTAAACGCCACCTTTGCCGATGTGGGTGGAACCCTAATTGGTGCAACCATAATTGCATTTAACATCGCTCCAACAGATGAAATTACTATGCTTGCAGCCGCAGCCTCACCACCTTGGGAGTTAGCAATGATCGCCACATCTTTACTAATTTCTTATGGCATTGTATTTCAAGCAGGCTTTTCTGACCAGCAAAAGCGAAGAGAGCAAAAGGGAATTTTCCAACGACCATCAAGCGAAACTATTATGTCTTACTTAGTGTCACTCCTAGCAAGCGCTTTTATGCTGTGGTTCTTTCAAAAGTTAACTTTTAGCGATCCTTGGACAATGTGGTTAGATCACACCTTAATGCTGGGCTTACCTGCAACTATTGGCGGTGCAGCCGGCAGGTTAGCAATATGA
- a CDS encoding pentapeptide repeat-containing protein, translating into MANREHLTLLKAGAVTWIEWRKKNPQIEPDLSAANLQGNNLRGANLQGVNLRKVDLSNALLVRANLSGADLSSANLSKALLVEANLSDANFSVANFSGAILTQADLSHANLIGADLSEANLRGAAIAHANLIGTDLRDANLRDADLGAAKLIRANLSFANLIEANLIEADLSEASLYEAEASGAYLYKTDLYKANLNKARFSGAYLLRANLSEADLSEADLSWTNLRGANLVGANLRGANLRGADMRGANLSGVNLQEAIMPDASKHD; encoded by the coding sequence ATGGCAAATCGAGAGCATCTAACTTTACTCAAAGCAGGTGCAGTTACATGGATTGAGTGGAGAAAGAAAAATCCTCAGATTGAACCAGACCTAAGCGCCGCAAATCTGCAAGGGAATAACCTCAGAGGCGCAAACCTCCAGGGGGTAAATTTGAGAAAGGTAGATTTGAGTAATGCTTTACTGGTGCGAGCAAACCTCAGTGGTGCTGATCTCAGTAGTGCCAACCTCAGCAAAGCCTTGCTTGTTGAAGCTAACTTGAGTGATGCTAACTTCAGTGTTGCTAACTTCAGTGGTGCTATACTTACGCAAGCAGATTTGAGTCATGCTAATTTGATTGGAGCCGACTTGAGTGAGGCAAATCTGAGAGGCGCTGCGATCGCTCATGCTAATCTAATTGGAACTGACCTAAGAGACGCTAACTTGAGAGATGCCGATTTAGGTGCAGCGAAGCTGATACGGGCAAATCTATCTTTTGCCAACCTCATTGAAGCTAACTTGATTGAGGCTGACCTTAGCGAAGCAAGTTTGTATGAAGCGGAAGCATCGGGGGCTTATCTTTATAAAACTGACCTTTACAAAGCTAATTTGAATAAGGCTCGCTTCAGTGGTGCTTACCTGTTGCGGGCTAACTTAAGTGAGGCTGACTTGAGTGAAGCTGACTTGAGTTGGACTAACCTGAGAGGCGCGAATTTGGTAGGGGCAAATCTCAGAGGAGCCAACCTGAGAGGAGCCGACATGAGGGGAGCTAACCTTAGTGGGGTAAATCTTCAGGAGGCAATTATGCCTGACGCTTCCAAGCACGATTAG
- a CDS encoding TIGR02588 family protein — protein sequence MTQTEQPPKRSIAEWITFSVASLILAIIVSLVGYTWLNEKNQPPILSVTKKETIREIDGQFYVPFEVVNSGGDTAESVQIMAELMIDGKVTETGEQQIDFLSSGESEEGAFIFTQNPRQGQLNLRVGSYKLP from the coding sequence ATGACTCAAACAGAACAACCACCAAAGCGCTCAATAGCTGAGTGGATAACATTCAGCGTCGCCTCACTTATCCTAGCAATCATTGTGAGTTTAGTAGGTTACACTTGGCTGAACGAAAAGAATCAACCTCCCATTCTTTCTGTTACCAAAAAAGAAACAATTCGGGAAATTGATGGCCAATTTTATGTTCCCTTTGAAGTGGTGAATAGTGGAGGAGATACAGCTGAGTCAGTTCAGATTATGGCTGAGTTAATGATTGACGGCAAAGTTACAGAAACAGGAGAGCAACAGATTGACTTTTTATCTAGTGGGGAAAGTGAAGAAGGCGCATTTATATTCACCCAAAACCCGCGTCAAGGTCAGTTAAATTTGCGTGTTGGTAGTTATAAATTGCCATAG
- a CDS encoding GlsB/YeaQ/YmgE family stress response membrane protein: MNIIAWIILGLIAGAIAKAIYPGRQGGGIVSTMVLGIIGAVIGGILITLLETGKFQLTAATLSIPGVIVAIIGAIIAIFLWNLLANRASY, translated from the coding sequence CTGAACATTATTGCTTGGATTATTCTGGGTTTAATTGCTGGAGCTATAGCAAAAGCTATTTATCCTGGTCGTCAAGGTGGTGGAATTGTTTCAACTATGGTTTTAGGTATCATAGGTGCTGTAATCGGGGGAATTTTAATTACTCTTTTAGAGACAGGAAAATTTCAATTAACTGCTGCAACCCTTAGTATACCAGGTGTAATTGTTGCTATAATTGGCGCAATAATTGCCATTTTTCTCTGGAACCTATTAGCTAATCGCGCCAGTTATTAG
- a CDS encoding transposase family protein, with amino-acid sequence MGKGWEDMETYGFSKSNWLEQFLTLPNGIPCPDTFRRVFELMNPKVFERCFHR; translated from the coding sequence GTGGGTAAAGGATGGGAGGATATGGAAACTTATGGGTTTAGCAAGTCTAATTGGTTAGAGCAGTTTTTAACTTTACCGAATGGCATTCCTTGTCCAGATACCTTTCGGCGAGTGTTTGAACTTATGAACCCAAAAGTATTTGAGCGTTGTTTTCACAGATGA